Proteins encoded by one window of Streptomyces sp. NBC_01571:
- the tgmA gene encoding putative ATP-grasp-modified RiPP: protein MRPFTLNYALPTGHSAAVPPYHFDVSLQLNVLPDGRPAVSDRALLMATGTTTSTAGSQTHFDD from the coding sequence GTGCGACCGTTCACCCTCAACTACGCCTTGCCCACAGGGCATTCGGCCGCTGTACCCCCGTACCACTTCGACGTGTCCCTGCAACTGAACGTGCTGCCGGACGGTCGGCCGGCCGTCAGCGACCGCGCTCTCCTCATGGCGACCGGTACGACGACATCCACCGCCGGTTCCCAGACGCACTTCGACGACTGA
- a CDS encoding MvdC/MvdD family ATP grasp protein, translated as MTVLILTAEQDVTADMVVARLHEQGVPMVRLDPADVPGRAVLSADYAHGDFDGYLSVNGHVLSMGGLRSVWVRRPGEPAAHAPEPSPWLTAETRQALFGMLYSASTRWMNHPRRAEQARHKPWQLRVAHSSGFAVPPTVITTAPRVAQQFVEEYRQVVVKSASGPPPGEPRVALPTTLIGPDADFSGVAAGPALLQQYIPKRADIRLTCIGDRLFGARKTAVAGQVDGRFGETGHVWEPVAVPGRIARSVQEYTAFTELAYTAFDFAEDEEGVWWFLEGNQGGQFGFIELETGQPISEAVALWLSQRRPADRR; from the coding sequence ATGACGGTACTGATTCTCACGGCGGAGCAGGACGTCACCGCCGACATGGTCGTGGCCAGGCTGCACGAACAGGGCGTGCCCATGGTGCGCCTGGACCCCGCCGACGTGCCGGGCAGGGCTGTCCTGTCCGCGGACTACGCGCACGGCGACTTCGACGGCTACCTCTCGGTCAACGGCCATGTGCTCAGCATGGGCGGCCTCCGATCCGTGTGGGTGCGCCGCCCGGGCGAGCCCGCGGCGCACGCGCCGGAGCCCTCGCCCTGGCTGACCGCGGAGACCCGGCAGGCGCTGTTCGGGATGCTCTACTCCGCCTCGACCCGCTGGATGAACCACCCGCGCCGCGCCGAGCAGGCCCGGCACAAGCCCTGGCAGTTGAGGGTGGCGCACAGCAGCGGGTTCGCGGTGCCGCCGACCGTCATCACGACAGCGCCGCGGGTGGCCCAGCAGTTCGTCGAGGAGTACCGGCAGGTGGTGGTCAAGTCCGCCTCCGGGCCTCCGCCAGGCGAACCCCGGGTGGCACTGCCCACCACCCTGATCGGCCCCGACGCGGACTTCTCCGGTGTCGCGGCCGGACCCGCGCTTCTTCAGCAGTACATTCCCAAGCGCGCCGACATCCGGCTCACCTGCATCGGGGACCGTCTCTTCGGCGCCCGAAAGACCGCGGTGGCGGGACAGGTCGACGGACGCTTCGGCGAGACCGGGCACGTCTGGGAGCCCGTCGCGGTGCCGGGGCGCATCGCCCGTTCGGTGCAGGAGTACACGGCCTTCACCGAACTCGCCTACACGGCCTTCGACTTCGCCGAGGACGAGGAAGGGGTGTGGTGGTTCCTCGAGGGCAACCAGGGCGGCCAGTTCGGCTTCATCGAGCTGGAGACCGGCCAGCCCATCTCCGAGGCGGTGGCGCTGTGGCTCTCCCAGCGAAGACCGGCGGACCGCCGCTGA
- a CDS encoding serine/threonine protein kinase — MVKVQVSTDESVAGRYRLLEVVHQEEGRESWNGQDVESRRLVTLTRSRRPDHLREEAGLRTAVRITRESEALGMVCSGRVAVVVDVIEDDEFLWTVTARPAGVPLSTLLAHGPVDHVRTARIGLDLLEVLGAAHQEGFTHGDLSPGQVWVEEFGGITVGGFGLMGATDAPRVTAPSYASPEQARGEGGGPATDLWALGAIMYEMVEGRPVIRDRGSLEATFRAVERLPIRAPLNAGPLGPAIQGLLRRDPVERVPESVVREALTRILKAELDDSEPTGTLPLFEESGFEGARPGRLRGGRPVSRPVLLGGALAVTVVCFAGLAAAGGLSERGTSASGSAPSASAPGRPAASPAPTAGGTDPRGTPSASASRSASPSPSTSPSPSPSRTERPDPPAGFFRFTAPQGFGIDLPKGWAPLRTERSADRSYRVLLGASGDPRALTVTYSTRLAPDPVAVWNEVDTSLRGDSIGYERLGGIRSVDYRGYQGADMEWLSTSDGVRERTFGRGFLVDDQRGFSLRWTTPADDWDTAANQQALDTFLRTFTYTAE, encoded by the coding sequence ATGGTCAAGGTGCAAGTCTCCACGGACGAGTCGGTCGCGGGAAGATACCGGCTCCTGGAGGTCGTCCACCAGGAGGAGGGACGCGAGAGCTGGAACGGCCAGGACGTCGAGTCCCGACGACTCGTCACCTTGACCCGCTCACGGCGCCCGGACCACCTGCGCGAGGAGGCCGGGCTGCGCACCGCCGTACGGATCACCCGTGAGTCCGAGGCGCTGGGGATGGTCTGCTCCGGGCGGGTTGCCGTCGTCGTCGATGTCATCGAGGACGACGAGTTCCTGTGGACCGTCACCGCGAGGCCGGCGGGCGTCCCCTTGAGCACACTCCTCGCGCACGGCCCCGTGGACCACGTCAGGACGGCCCGCATCGGGCTCGATCTGCTCGAGGTCCTGGGCGCCGCGCACCAAGAGGGCTTCACGCACGGCGACCTGAGTCCCGGGCAGGTGTGGGTGGAGGAGTTCGGCGGGATCACGGTGGGCGGATTCGGACTGATGGGAGCCACCGACGCACCCCGCGTCACGGCGCCCTCGTACGCCTCGCCCGAACAGGCCCGCGGTGAGGGCGGCGGACCGGCCACCGATCTGTGGGCACTGGGCGCGATCATGTACGAGATGGTCGAGGGCCGGCCGGTCATCCGGGACCGGGGCAGTCTCGAGGCGACGTTCCGCGCCGTGGAGCGGCTGCCCATCCGGGCCCCGCTCAACGCCGGGCCGCTCGGCCCGGCCATCCAGGGGCTCCTGCGCCGGGATCCCGTGGAGCGGGTGCCCGAGTCGGTGGTACGGGAGGCGCTCACGCGCATCCTCAAGGCGGAGCTCGACGACTCGGAGCCGACCGGGACGCTGCCGTTGTTCGAGGAGTCCGGTTTCGAAGGCGCCCGCCCGGGACGGTTGCGCGGCGGACGGCCCGTCAGCCGACCGGTGTTGCTGGGGGGAGCCCTGGCCGTGACGGTCGTCTGCTTCGCCGGTCTCGCCGCGGCGGGCGGGCTGTCCGAGCGCGGCACGTCCGCGTCGGGCTCCGCGCCGTCCGCCTCCGCGCCCGGCCGGCCGGCCGCCTCCCCCGCTCCCACCGCCGGGGGCACGGACCCCCGGGGGACCCCCTCGGCCTCGGCGTCCCGCTCGGCGTCCCCGTCGCCGTCCACTTCCCCGTCCCCGTCCCCGTCCCGCACCGAACGACCGGATCCGCCGGCGGGGTTCTTCCGCTTCACCGCACCCCAGGGCTTCGGCATCGACCTCCCCAAGGGCTGGGCACCCCTGCGGACCGAGCGGTCCGCCGACCGGTCCTACCGTGTCCTGCTCGGCGCCAGCGGCGACCCACGCGCCCTGACCGTCACCTACAGCACCCGGCTGGCCCCGGACCCGGTCGCGGTCTGGAACGAGGTGGACACCTCCCTGCGGGGCGACTCCATCGGCTACGAGCGGCTGGGCGGCATCCGCTCCGTCGACTACCGCGGCTACCAGGGCGCGGACATGGAGTGGCTCTCCACGTCCGACGGGGTCCGGGAGCGCACGTTCGGGCGCGGCTTCCTCGTCGACGACCAGCGCGGGTTCTCCCTGCGGTGGACGACCCCGGCGGACGACTGGGACACGGCCGCCAACCAGCAGGCGCTGGACACGTTCCTGCGGACGTTCACGTACACGGCGGAGTGA
- a CDS encoding 4-hydroxybenzoate 3-monooxygenase — protein sequence MIKPSPTSAPTRRVPVVVIGAGPAGLTVANILRSAGVGCVVLETESREFVEQRPRAGFIEEWAVRALRERGLAERLVERAQAHSDCEFRIDGERHRFRYAELTGERHFVYPQPLLVTDLVRAYADVKGGDIRFGVKDVALHGLDGDEPSVLYTDPATGERRRIDCEIVAGCDGARGVTRSCVAPGRGTVARHDYGVGWLALLAEAPPSSDCVVFGVHPRGFAAHMARSPEVTRYYLEVAPGEDPERWSHDRVWSELHARLAVAGAPPLTEGRLIEKRVLDMHSYVVEPMSYGRLFLAGDSAHLVAPIAAKGMNLALHDALLLADALVAYCGTGDGSGLRDYSAACLRRVWEYQEFSQWLAELLHGPSSGEPFRAGAARARLRRILDSPAAAATFAASYIGKVTVS from the coding sequence ATGATCAAGCCCTCCCCCACTTCCGCGCCGACGCGGCGTGTCCCGGTCGTCGTCATCGGCGCGGGGCCCGCGGGGCTCACCGTCGCGAACATACTGCGCTCGGCGGGCGTCGGCTGTGTGGTTCTGGAGACCGAGAGCCGGGAGTTCGTCGAACAGCGGCCCCGCGCGGGATTCATCGAGGAGTGGGCGGTGCGGGCGCTGCGCGAGCGGGGGCTCGCGGAGCGGCTCGTGGAGCGGGCGCAGGCGCACAGCGACTGCGAGTTCCGCATCGACGGCGAACGCCACCGCTTCCGGTACGCCGAGCTGACCGGGGAGCGGCACTTCGTCTATCCGCAGCCCCTGCTGGTGACCGACCTGGTGCGGGCGTACGCCGACGTGAAGGGCGGCGACATCCGGTTCGGGGTGAAGGACGTGGCCCTGCACGGCCTCGACGGCGACGAGCCCTCGGTGCTGTACACGGATCCGGCCACGGGCGAACGGCGCCGCATCGACTGCGAGATCGTGGCCGGGTGCGACGGCGCGCGCGGAGTGACCCGCTCCTGTGTGGCGCCCGGGCGGGGCACCGTCGCCCGTCACGACTACGGCGTCGGATGGCTGGCGCTGCTGGCCGAGGCGCCGCCGTCCAGCGACTGTGTCGTCTTCGGCGTCCACCCGCGGGGATTCGCCGCTCATATGGCCCGCAGTCCGGAGGTCACCCGCTACTACCTGGAGGTGGCACCCGGTGAGGACCCGGAGCGCTGGTCGCACGACCGCGTGTGGTCGGAGCTGCACGCCCGGCTGGCGGTGGCCGGGGCGCCCCCGCTGACCGAGGGACGGCTGATCGAGAAGCGCGTGCTCGACATGCACAGCTACGTCGTCGAACCGATGTCGTACGGGCGGCTGTTCCTGGCGGGCGACTCGGCCCACCTCGTGGCGCCGATCGCCGCGAAGGGCATGAACCTCGCGCTGCACGACGCCCTGCTCCTCGCGGACGCCCTCGTGGCGTACTGCGGCACGGGTGACGGCAGCGGGCTGCGCGACTACTCGGCGGCCTGCCTGCGGCGGGTCTGGGAGTACCAGGAATTCTCGCAGTGGCTGGCCGAGTTGCTGCACGGGCCGTCCTCGGGCGAACCCTTCCGGGCGGGTGCCGCGCGCGCCCGGCTGCGGCGGATCCTGGACTCGCCCGCGGCGGCGGCCACCTTCGCCGCGTCGTACATCGGCAAGGTCACCGTGAGCTGA
- a CDS encoding DUF6188 family protein, translating into MGVFLAPVLGLFGDTLAAVDVQGLGTLTIDSEDGAGLRINPDPQFDSWHLLGSGVHAVTVGPDGEKARES; encoded by the coding sequence ATGGGCGTCTTTCTTGCTCCCGTGCTCGGGCTCTTCGGTGACACGCTCGCGGCCGTCGACGTCCAAGGTCTCGGCACCTTGACCATCGACTCCGAGGACGGCGCCGGCCTGCGCATCAACCCGGACCCGCAGTTCGACTCCTGGCACTTGCTCGGGAGCGGCGTCCACGCTGTCACCGTGGGCCCTGACGGTGAAAAGGCCCGGGAGTCCTGA